The Vibrio navarrensis genome has a segment encoding these proteins:
- the ettA gene encoding energy-dependent translational throttle protein EttA has translation MAEYVYTMSRVSKIVPPKRQILKDISLSFFPGAKIGVLGLNGSGKSTLLRIMAGIDTDIDGEARPQPGLKVGYLPQEPVLDESKTVREVVEEAVGDVAGALKRLDEVYAAYADPDADFDALAKEQGELEALIQAKDGHNLDNALERAADALRLPEWDQKIAHLSGGERRRVAICRLLLEKPDMLLLDEPTNHLDAESVAWLERFLVDYSGTVVAITHDRYFLDNAAGWILELDRGEGIPWQGNYTSWLEQKDARLQQEASQEKARQKTIEKELEWVRQNPKGRQAKSKARMARFEELQSTDHQKRNETNELFIPPGERLGDKVIEVKNLTKSFDGRVLIDNLSFSIPKGAIVGIIGANGAGKSTLFKMLSGVEQPDSGTIEMGDTVKLASVDQFRDSMNDKNTVFKEISEGADIIKINNFEIQARAYCSRFNFKGVDQQKVIGELSGGERNRVHLAKLLKAGGNVLLLDEPTNDLDVETLRALEEALLEFPGCAMVISHDRWFLDRIATHIIDYRDEGQVNFYEGNYTEYMEWLKKTLGPAAAEPHRIKYKRITK, from the coding sequence ATGGCTGAATACGTATATACCATGTCGCGGGTGAGCAAAATCGTGCCACCTAAGCGTCAAATTCTGAAAGACATTTCTCTTAGCTTCTTCCCAGGCGCAAAAATCGGTGTCTTGGGTCTAAACGGTTCTGGTAAATCTACCCTGCTACGCATCATGGCAGGCATCGACACCGATATTGACGGTGAAGCACGTCCTCAGCCGGGGTTGAAAGTTGGCTATCTGCCACAGGAACCTGTGCTGGACGAGAGCAAAACCGTACGTGAAGTGGTCGAAGAAGCGGTTGGTGATGTCGCTGGCGCGCTGAAACGTTTGGATGAGGTTTATGCGGCCTACGCTGATCCGGATGCAGATTTTGATGCACTGGCCAAAGAGCAAGGCGAATTGGAAGCATTGATCCAAGCCAAAGACGGTCACAACCTCGACAACGCGCTGGAGCGTGCAGCAGATGCACTGCGCCTGCCAGAATGGGATCAAAAAATTGCCCACTTGTCGGGTGGTGAACGTCGTCGCGTTGCGATTTGTCGCCTGTTGCTAGAAAAACCAGACATGTTGCTGCTCGACGAACCGACCAACCACTTGGACGCAGAGTCAGTGGCTTGGCTAGAGCGCTTCTTGGTTGATTACTCCGGTACCGTAGTGGCCATCACCCACGACCGTTACTTCCTAGATAACGCCGCTGGCTGGATTCTGGAACTGGACCGTGGTGAAGGTATTCCTTGGCAAGGCAACTACACCTCTTGGCTAGAGCAGAAGGATGCGCGTCTGCAACAAGAAGCGTCTCAAGAAAAAGCGCGCCAAAAGACCATTGAGAAAGAGCTGGAATGGGTTCGCCAAAATCCAAAAGGCCGTCAGGCGAAGTCAAAAGCGCGTATGGCTCGTTTTGAAGAGCTACAAAGCACTGATCATCAAAAGCGTAATGAGACCAACGAGCTCTTCATTCCGCCAGGTGAGCGCTTAGGTGACAAAGTCATTGAAGTGAAGAATCTGACCAAATCGTTTGACGGTCGCGTGTTGATCGACAATCTTTCTTTCAGCATTCCTAAAGGCGCCATCGTCGGCATCATTGGTGCTAACGGCGCGGGTAAATCGACACTGTTCAAGATGCTCAGCGGTGTTGAGCAACCCGATTCCGGCACCATCGAAATGGGTGATACAGTGAAACTGGCGTCGGTTGATCAGTTCCGTGATTCGATGAACGACAAAAACACCGTGTTCAAAGAGATCTCCGAAGGCGCTGATATCATCAAGATCAATAACTTTGAAATCCAAGCGCGCGCCTACTGCTCTCGCTTCAACTTCAAAGGCGTCGATCAACAGAAGGTCATCGGTGAGCTATCAGGAGGTGAGCGCAACCGCGTGCACTTGGCGAAGCTGCTAAAAGCAGGCGGCAACGTTCTGCTACTCGACGAACCGACCAACGATCTCGATGTTGAAACACTGCGTGCGTTGGAAGAAGCGTTGCTTGAGTTCCCAGGCTGTGCCATGGTGATCTCGCACGACCGTTGGTTCCTTGACCGTATCGCCACGCACATCATTGATTACCGTGATGAAGGTCAGGTCAACTTCTACGAAGGCAACTATACTGAGTACATGGAGTGGCTGAAAAAGACCCTCGGTCCAGCGGCAGCAGAGCCTCATCGTATCAAATACAAGCGTATTACCAAATAA
- the sltY gene encoding murein transglycosylase, with the protein MTLMRLNFLRLPKPCRAWVGLLCGLTGVTVSAADIASLEKQREMYQQAQQSLDNKDLDEFAKLRPQLDSYALTAYLDYRVFLLQLKDKAPAEVERFIAQSEDYPFSGRIRAPYLDALYQAQDWKNVLTFQRQEPSGESYQCIYYYAHYQQGARDKAFAAAKRLWLSGQGVADECDHLFTVWEQAGLRSDELILQRMLLAFEEKNGNLMTYLMKLPQSAKAQKQAQQMKALFTQPESVAEFAKKSKANDFNRMQAVHAFKKLARKDVVEAQAVLSDVVKAQKIPKPQAQELAEYVAFRLINTDDEKLAAWRDKTLAQSSRQTLMERRVRLAIQEADWAGVRQWILRLDDEHRQSLRWQYWLGRSDIALGKVTQGKQRLESLLGQRNFYSVAAAQEVGQSIEYPVTTLKLESERIAPFRTSLQRIEELIALDKIAAAKSEWRYLLSRTDDDTQAMLAVYAASKRWYHLTVTASISAKMWDNVEVRFPVAHRWWFNFYANKHNIDPITLMSLARQESAMDVEARSPVGARGIMQIMPSTARYTAKKYQLSYTGEDELYQVGKNIEIGSHYLNGLLEQYDNNRIFAFAAYNAGPNRVNSWRERTGGKLDAYAFIEAIPFKETRGYVQNILMFENYYRDILGVDGAFLNQHELETKY; encoded by the coding sequence ATGACTCTAATGAGACTGAATTTTTTAAGACTGCCCAAACCCTGTCGAGCTTGGGTGGGTCTTTTGTGTGGGCTGACTGGAGTAACGGTGAGCGCCGCTGATATCGCGAGCTTGGAAAAGCAGAGAGAAATGTATCAACAAGCGCAACAAAGTCTAGACAACAAAGATCTAGACGAGTTTGCCAAGTTGCGTCCGCAATTGGACAGTTATGCCTTAACCGCTTATCTCGATTACCGTGTCTTTTTGCTGCAACTGAAAGACAAAGCGCCAGCCGAGGTGGAACGTTTTATTGCCCAATCAGAGGATTATCCATTCTCTGGGCGTATTCGTGCACCTTATCTTGATGCGCTTTATCAAGCGCAGGATTGGAAAAATGTCCTGACCTTTCAACGCCAAGAGCCTAGTGGAGAGAGTTATCAGTGCATTTACTACTATGCGCATTACCAGCAAGGGGCGCGAGATAAGGCCTTTGCCGCAGCCAAACGGCTATGGTTGAGCGGTCAAGGGGTAGCGGATGAGTGTGACCACCTGTTTACCGTTTGGGAGCAAGCCGGGCTTCGCAGTGATGAACTCATCTTGCAGCGCATGTTACTGGCCTTTGAAGAGAAAAATGGCAACTTGATGACTTACCTGATGAAGTTGCCACAGAGTGCTAAGGCGCAGAAGCAAGCGCAGCAGATGAAAGCGTTATTTACCCAACCTGAATCGGTTGCTGAATTTGCCAAAAAAAGCAAAGCCAACGATTTTAACCGTATGCAAGCGGTGCACGCGTTTAAAAAACTAGCCCGCAAGGATGTGGTCGAGGCACAAGCTGTCTTGAGCGATGTGGTCAAAGCGCAAAAAATACCCAAGCCACAAGCGCAAGAATTGGCAGAGTATGTGGCATTTCGCTTGATCAATACGGACGATGAGAAACTAGCGGCGTGGCGAGACAAGACGTTAGCCCAGTCATCACGGCAGACATTGATGGAAAGGCGCGTGCGCTTAGCGATACAAGAGGCCGATTGGGCGGGCGTGCGGCAGTGGATTTTACGTTTGGATGACGAACATCGCCAATCGCTTCGTTGGCAATATTGGTTGGGGCGTAGCGACATCGCGCTTGGCAAAGTAACGCAAGGCAAACAGCGTTTAGAGTCACTGCTCGGGCAGCGCAATTTTTACAGCGTGGCGGCAGCCCAAGAGGTCGGGCAGTCGATTGAATACCCCGTCACGACCTTAAAACTGGAGAGCGAACGGATCGCCCCTTTTCGAACATCGCTACAGCGGATCGAAGAGTTGATCGCACTGGATAAAATTGCCGCAGCGAAGAGCGAGTGGCGTTACTTACTCTCGCGTACTGACGATGACACTCAAGCGATGCTTGCCGTGTACGCCGCTTCCAAGCGTTGGTACCATTTAACCGTTACCGCCAGTATTTCTGCCAAAATGTGGGACAATGTGGAAGTGCGTTTTCCCGTAGCGCATCGCTGGTGGTTTAATTTTTACGCCAATAAACACAATATTGATCCGATCACCTTGATGTCGCTGGCAAGGCAAGAGAGCGCGATGGATGTGGAAGCGAGATCGCCAGTCGGTGCGCGCGGCATCATGCAGATCATGCCCTCAACGGCGCGCTACACGGCGAAGAAATATCAACTGAGTTACACCGGAGAGGACGAGCTATATCAGGTGGGGAAAAACATCGAAATTGGTAGCCACTATTTGAATGGGCTCCTTGAGCAGTACGATAATAATCGAATTTTTGCGTTTGCGGCTTATAATGCCGGACCTAACCGAGTAAATAGCTGGCGGGAGCGCACGGGCGGAAAGTTGGATGCGTACGCCTTTATCGAAGCGATTCCGTTTAAAGAGACCCGTGGCTACGTGCAAAATATTCTGATGTTTGAGAACTACTATCGGGATATTTTGGGTGTTGATGGGGCGTTTCTCAATCAGCATGAGCTCGAAACCAAGTATTGA
- the trpR gene encoding trp operon repressor, whose product MSQQPEYSDWQQIIELVKHSVEQAQHEMLLTMLMTPDEREALLSRVNIVRELLRGELSQRQISQLLGVGVATITRGSNELKARSDEEKAMLMTLLEANKKGG is encoded by the coding sequence ATGTCGCAACAACCCGAGTATTCAGACTGGCAGCAAATCATTGAACTGGTTAAACACAGTGTCGAACAGGCGCAGCATGAGATGTTGCTGACCATGTTGATGACCCCGGATGAAAGAGAAGCGTTGCTTTCTCGGGTGAACATTGTGCGTGAGTTGTTGAGAGGCGAGCTTTCTCAGCGTCAGATCAGTCAACTGCTGGGCGTTGGCGTGGCGACAATTACCCGTGGTTCTAACGAACTTAAAGCGCGCTCTGATGAAGAGAAAGCGATGCTGATGACCTTGCTGGAGGCCAATAAAAAAGGCGGATAA
- the yjjX gene encoding inosine/xanthosine triphosphatase, whose protein sequence is MATQKVIIASLNPAKLSAVESAFQQAFPQRSFTFSGVSVPSEVADQPMSDEETHLGALNRVKNAKQAVSDGDYYVGLEAGIEGDVTFAWMVIESNTQRGESRSASLMLPPAVLAKLADTNELGDVMDEVFGTDNIKQKGGAISLLTQNLLTRSSVYHQALILALIPFTNPQHFPANLASED, encoded by the coding sequence ATGGCAACTCAAAAAGTGATTATCGCGTCACTCAACCCTGCTAAGCTCAGTGCGGTTGAAAGTGCCTTTCAACAAGCCTTTCCACAGCGCAGTTTTACCTTCAGTGGTGTAAGCGTCCCCAGCGAGGTGGCAGATCAACCGATGAGCGATGAAGAAACCCATTTGGGCGCGCTCAATCGGGTGAAAAATGCCAAACAAGCGGTCAGTGATGGCGACTATTATGTGGGCTTGGAAGCGGGCATTGAGGGTGATGTGACCTTTGCCTGGATGGTAATTGAATCGAACACTCAGCGCGGCGAATCGCGCTCGGCCAGTTTAATGCTGCCCCCTGCGGTGCTGGCAAAGCTTGCCGATACCAATGAGCTTGGCGATGTGATGGACGAGGTGTTTGGCACCGACAACATCAAGCAAAAAGGAGGTGCAATCAGCTTGCTGACGCAAAACCTTCTCACGCGCAGTTCGGTTTATCACCAGGCTTTGATTCTGGCCTTAATCCCTTTTACCAATCCACAACATTTCCCGGCCAATTTGGCAAGCGAGGATTAA
- the pheA gene encoding prephenate dehydratase, whose translation MTDQPISLEEIRLRLNDLDDQLLSLLSERRKLSIEVAKSKVETSKPVRDASREQQLLVKLITNGREKYQLDAQYITKLFHTIIEDSVLLQQSYLQNLLNPEQSRKPLARVAFLGAKGSYSHLASREYFSRKNTELIELNCEHFKEVTQTVESGHADFGVLPIENTSSGSINEVYDLLQHTTLYIVGELTQPIEHCLVATKELRLEQIKVLYSHPQPHQQCSEFLSRLKGVTLESCASTADAMKKVQELNRDDVAAIGNASSGKLYGLQAIQGNIANQTENHTRFIVVARKPVEVSAQIPAKTTLIMSTSQKAGSLVETLLVLQRYGINMTKLESRPIMGNPWEEMFYVDLEAHLDSEGMQLALNELTKLTKHLKVLGCYPSENVKPTQVKLA comes from the coding sequence ATGACTGACCAGCCAATCTCACTTGAAGAGATCCGTCTGCGCTTAAATGACCTCGACGACCAATTGCTTAGCCTCCTCTCGGAGCGCCGTAAACTCAGTATTGAGGTGGCGAAAAGCAAAGTGGAAACCTCAAAACCCGTGAGAGATGCCAGCCGAGAGCAGCAATTACTGGTTAAGCTGATCACCAATGGACGAGAAAAATATCAGCTTGATGCTCAATATATTACCAAGCTGTTTCATACCATCATTGAAGACTCGGTACTGCTGCAACAATCTTATCTACAGAATCTGTTGAATCCAGAGCAAAGTCGCAAACCACTCGCGCGCGTCGCCTTTCTGGGTGCAAAAGGCTCTTATTCACACTTGGCCAGTCGAGAATATTTTAGCCGTAAGAACACGGAACTGATTGAGCTCAACTGTGAACATTTCAAAGAGGTGACACAAACGGTTGAATCCGGTCATGCTGATTTCGGCGTTCTGCCGATTGAAAACACCAGCTCAGGTTCGATCAACGAGGTGTATGATCTGCTGCAACACACCACACTCTATATTGTTGGTGAATTAACCCAACCAATTGAACACTGTTTGGTGGCTACCAAAGAGCTGCGACTTGAACAGATCAAAGTACTTTACTCACACCCACAACCACATCAGCAATGCAGTGAGTTTCTCAGTCGTCTTAAAGGGGTCACACTCGAATCTTGTGCCAGCACTGCCGATGCGATGAAGAAAGTGCAAGAGCTGAATCGTGATGATGTGGCCGCTATTGGCAATGCTTCCAGTGGCAAGCTGTATGGCCTGCAAGCTATCCAAGGCAACATCGCGAACCAAACAGAGAACCACACGCGTTTTATCGTGGTTGCGCGTAAGCCAGTAGAAGTCTCAGCACAAATCCCAGCGAAAACAACCCTGATTATGTCGACGTCGCAAAAGGCAGGCTCGCTAGTCGAAACCTTGCTGGTGTTGCAACGCTACGGCATCAATATGACTAAGCTGGAGTCGCGTCCTATTATGGGCAACCCTTGGGAAGAGATGTTCTATGTGGACTTAGAAGCGCACCTAGATTCCGAAGGTATGCAGCTTGCGCTCAATGAGCTCACCAAGCTGACGAAACACTTGAAAGTACTTGGCTGCTATCCGAGTGAAAATGTCAAACCGACCCAAGTCAAGCTAGCCTGA
- the hpf gene encoding ribosome hibernation-promoting factor, HPF/YfiA family has product MKVNITGKNIDITSAIRTHIESKFKKLEKWQADIISCQATFSEEPNKQKKFEAVIKVPKGQLIASAVNDDLYAAINEVEQKLERQLNKLQHKSEARRAEKPELVEEEDE; this is encoded by the coding sequence ATGAAAGTAAACATCACTGGTAAAAACATTGACATCACCTCTGCTATCCGCACTCACATTGAGAGCAAATTTAAGAAGCTAGAAAAATGGCAAGCGGACATCATCAGTTGCCAAGCCACCTTTAGCGAAGAACCGAACAAACAGAAAAAATTTGAGGCCGTGATTAAGGTTCCTAAAGGTCAACTTATCGCTTCAGCGGTTAACGACGATTTGTATGCTGCCATTAATGAAGTGGAGCAAAAACTGGAAAGACAGCTAAACAAACTGCAGCACAAATCCGAAGCGCGTCGCGCCGAAAAACCTGAGTTGGTTGAAGAAGAAGACGAATAA
- a CDS encoding outer membrane protein assembly factor BamD, protein MRHHTLSGLLAVSLLFGCSSSEQIVPDVPPAELYSEAQISLQSGNWLTAIEKLEALDSRYPFGAYSEQVQLDLIYAYYKNDDLALGLATIARFTRLNPTHEKMDWVLYMRGLTHMAQDRNFMHDLFNVERSDRDPEPVKEAFDDFKKLLERYPDSPYAQDAQKRLFALKNRLAEYDLATADYYLRREAWIAAINRCQELQKTYPDTTAARKSLSIQLKAYQQLGLEDAVARTKELMRLNPL, encoded by the coding sequence ATGAGACACCATACTTTATCAGGCCTTTTGGCGGTATCACTGCTGTTTGGATGTTCAAGCAGTGAACAAATTGTCCCTGATGTACCACCAGCCGAGCTGTATTCAGAGGCACAAATTTCTCTTCAAAGTGGTAACTGGCTAACGGCGATTGAGAAACTTGAAGCGCTCGACTCCCGTTATCCGTTTGGTGCTTATTCGGAGCAAGTGCAGCTTGATTTGATTTATGCCTATTATAAGAACGACGACCTCGCCCTAGGGTTAGCGACGATTGCCCGCTTTACGAGGCTTAATCCGACTCATGAGAAAATGGATTGGGTACTTTACATGCGCGGCCTAACCCACATGGCGCAAGATCGCAACTTTATGCATGACCTGTTTAACGTTGAGCGCAGCGATCGCGATCCTGAGCCTGTCAAAGAAGCATTTGATGATTTTAAGAAGCTGCTTGAACGTTATCCTGACAGCCCATACGCCCAAGATGCACAAAAACGCCTATTTGCGCTGAAAAATCGTTTAGCCGAGTATGACCTTGCGACGGCGGATTATTATTTGCGTCGCGAGGCATGGATTGCAGCGATTAATCGCTGCCAAGAGTTGCAGAAAACCTATCCAGACACCACTGCAGCGAGAAAATCTTTGTCAATTCAACTTAAAGCCTACCAACAATTGGGACTAGAAGATGCGGTTGCGAGAACGAAAGAGCTGATGCGCCTCAATCCACTCTAA
- the rluD gene encoding 23S rRNA pseudouridine(1911/1915/1917) synthase RluD yields the protein MAQQIELTNTVKDSQLGQRLDQAIAELFADFSRSRLKEWLLDGKVKVNGEVITKPRTKVMGGEAITVLAELEDEERWEAQDIPLDIVYEDDDILVINKPRDFVVHPGAGTPDGTVLNALLFHCPEIAEVPRAGIVHRLDKDTTGLMVVAKTVPAQTRLVRALQKRDITREYEAIAIGRMTAGGKVDQPIGRHSTKRTLMAVSPMGKPAVTHYRVAEHFREHTRLRLRLETGRTHQIRVHMAYVQHPLLGDIAYGGRARIPSGASDDVVEMIRGFDRQALHAVMLRFNHPITGEELEFHAPVPNDMVELTETLRRDTQEHGLPDVY from the coding sequence ATGGCTCAGCAGATTGAATTAACAAATACCGTAAAAGATAGCCAATTAGGTCAACGACTTGATCAGGCTATCGCAGAATTGTTCGCCGATTTTTCTCGTTCGCGCCTGAAAGAGTGGTTGTTGGACGGAAAAGTAAAAGTGAACGGTGAGGTGATCACCAAACCCAGAACGAAAGTGATGGGCGGCGAAGCGATCACGGTGCTCGCCGAGCTTGAAGACGAAGAGCGCTGGGAAGCGCAAGATATTCCTCTGGATATTGTCTACGAGGATGACGACATCTTAGTGATTAACAAGCCGCGTGATTTCGTGGTTCATCCGGGAGCTGGAACCCCTGATGGCACCGTGCTCAATGCACTGCTGTTTCATTGTCCGGAGATAGCAGAAGTGCCTCGTGCGGGTATCGTGCATCGTTTGGATAAAGACACAACAGGTTTGATGGTGGTTGCGAAAACCGTCCCGGCGCAAACACGCCTCGTGCGAGCGCTACAAAAACGCGACATTACCCGTGAGTATGAAGCCATCGCTATTGGCCGTATGACCGCAGGCGGTAAAGTGGACCAACCGATTGGTCGCCACTCAACCAAACGTACCCTGATGGCAGTCAGCCCTATGGGAAAACCGGCGGTAACACATTACCGTGTGGCGGAGCATTTCCGTGAACACACACGCTTGCGTTTACGTCTTGAAACCGGACGTACTCACCAGATCCGTGTGCATATGGCCTACGTTCAGCATCCACTGCTTGGCGATATCGCTTACGGTGGGCGCGCGCGTATTCCATCTGGCGCGTCTGATGATGTGGTCGAGATGATACGTGGCTTTGACCGTCAAGCACTGCATGCAGTCATGCTGCGCTTTAATCATCCTATCACTGGTGAAGAGCTTGAGTTCCATGCTCCTGTGCCAAATGATATGGTTGAGTTAACCGAAACACTACGCCGTGATACTCAAGAACATGGCTTACCGGACGTCTACTGA
- the pgeF gene encoding peptidoglycan editing factor PgeF, whose translation MILPSWPAPKNIKAFASTREGGFSHAPYTSLNLGAHVGDELHLVRENRLWLAQKAQMPSAPVWLNQTHSTRVVEVSTPTDQVLDADGLFTQTVGVVCSAMTADCLPLLITNTQGTQVAAVHAGWRGLSAGIVENALDKFCGEVMVWLGPAIGPLAFEVGDDVRQAFADFDPQAAKAFVAQEKSGKWLADIFLLATQRLNRAGVGQVFSSQMCTYSNSGQFFSYRRDGVTGRQASFIWMEE comes from the coding sequence ATGATTCTCCCTAGCTGGCCAGCTCCGAAAAATATCAAAGCCTTTGCGTCAACGCGTGAAGGCGGTTTTTCGCATGCTCCGTATACGAGCCTAAACTTGGGCGCGCATGTCGGGGACGAGCTTCACCTAGTTAGGGAAAATCGCCTTTGGTTAGCCCAAAAGGCGCAAATGCCAAGCGCGCCAGTGTGGTTGAATCAAACCCACTCAACACGAGTGGTAGAGGTATCGACTCCGACAGATCAAGTGTTGGATGCCGACGGGCTATTTACCCAAACCGTCGGAGTGGTGTGCAGTGCGATGACGGCGGATTGTTTGCCGCTGCTAATCACCAACACACAAGGCACCCAAGTTGCAGCAGTGCATGCGGGATGGCGTGGCCTTTCTGCGGGCATCGTGGAAAACGCGCTCGACAAGTTTTGTGGTGAAGTCATGGTTTGGCTTGGCCCAGCGATTGGTCCTTTGGCATTTGAGGTGGGCGATGATGTCCGTCAGGCATTCGCCGACTTTGATCCACAAGCTGCTAAAGCTTTTGTGGCACAAGAGAAAAGTGGAAAGTGGCTTGCTGATATATTTTTGCTCGCGACTCAGCGTTTGAACCGTGCAGGTGTTGGGCAAGTCTTTTCATCGCAGATGTGCACCTACAGTAATTCGGGCCAGTTCTTTTCCTACCGCCGTGATGGCGTTACTGGCCGTCAGGCCAGCTTTATCTGGATGGAAGAATAA